The genomic interval GGTCCCGTCCGGCCCATAGACCTCCACCCAGCGCCGCTCGCTGGCGTCGTAGCCCAGATCATGTTCGGCATCGGTCCGCCACATGATGGCGCCGTCGCGCATCACGAGCATCTCGAGCACGACCTCCAGATCCTCCGCGAGATGGTGATCCAGGGCCTCGCGCATGGAACGCCACTGCAGTGTCAGGGTCCAGACCAGGAACGGCGCCAGAATGAGCAGGATGGACGCGGCGAACCAGATCGTCAGCCGCGTCCGCAGGCTGAGCGCCGTCACGGCGCTCCTTCTTTCATCAGGAACCCGACCCCCCGGATCGTGTGGATCAGCCGGGCACCGAAGCCTTGGTCCACCTTCTTTCGCAGGCGGGTGATGTGGACATCGATCACGTTGTCGAGCGGCGTGCCGCGGGCGGGCTCCTTCCACACGTCGCGGGCAAGCATCTCGCGCGACACGATGTGCCCCTGGTGCCGGAGCAGGTAATCGAGCAGCTCGAACTCCCGCGGCGTCAGCTCAATCGGCACGGCGCCGCGCGCGGCGGACCGGGTGATTGGATCCAGATCGAGGTCGGCCAGCCGCAGCCGCTGGGTCTCCTCGGGCCGCCCCCGCCGCAGCAGCGCCCGCACGCGGGCCACCAATTCGGCGAAGGCAAATGGCTTGACCAGGTAGTCGTCGGCTCCCGCGTCGAGACCCTTGACGCGATCGTCCACGGCGTCGCGGGCGGTCAGGACCAGCACCGGGACCCTCAACCCCTGCCCGCGAAGGCCCGCCAGGACTTCCAGCCCACCGCGACCTGGTAATCCGAGGTCGAGGAGAATCGCATCGTACGGCTCGGTGGTCGCACGGAAATAGCCGTCCTCGCCGGTCGAGCACACCACGGCCTCGTAGCCCTCGCCCTGCAGACCGGCCTTCACGGCGCCGGCCACCTTCGGATCGTCCTCGATCACCAACACCCGCATCATCGTTCTCGCGGCCAGATTAGCAGCCTTCGTCATGGGCATCCCTTAACGAATCCTGAAATCGCGGTCAGGATGCTCCCATCCTACTGCCCTCGCCGCGTGGCCTCGGCGGCCACGCCTCTGAAGCACACCTTTGCGACCAGGCACCGCGGAGAATCATCGAGCCGCCGAGCAGCGCCAGGAGCACCGGTAGCACGCGTTGCGCCAACGCGCCATGCCACTTGGTTGTTATCGTATCCGTTTACGATAATCGTAATGCTAGTATGAGACCTGGACATGACGAATCAGGACGCCAAACTGCTCACGCGGGAAATCCTGCTGGGCTTCTGGAAAGTCCACATCCTGCACCACGCCGCCGAACACCCAATCATCGGCCAATGGGTGCTGAGCGAGTTGCGTCATCATGGCTACGACATCAGCCCCGGAACGCTGTACCCGTTGCTGAAGAGACTGGAGCGCAACG from Vicinamibacterales bacterium carries:
- a CDS encoding response regulator transcription factor, giving the protein MTKAANLAARTMMRVLVIEDDPKVAGAVKAGLQGEGYEAVVCSTGEDGYFRATTEPYDAILLDLGLPGRGGLEVLAGLRGQGLRVPVLVLTARDAVDDRVKGLDAGADDYLVKPFAFAELVARVRALLRRGRPEETQRLRLADLDLDPITRSAARGAVPIELTPREFELLDYLLRHQGHIVSREMLARDVWKEPARGTPLDNVIDVHITRLRKKVDQGFGARLIHTIRGVGFLMKEGAP